A stretch of the Verrucomicrobiota bacterium genome encodes the following:
- a CDS encoding transketolase — translation MARPPFDADAVRARCKRYRRRILDISQTVGALHIAPSFSCLELVATSYFGLMNRTGDAATEDTFVLSKGHGSPAQYVVLEELGVIPTAWLENFCKPGFPLATHPDYGTPGISASTGSLGHGLGLAVGMAYADKLDGKARDIFVVMSDGELQEGSVWEALMVAPSFGITRLVVLVDLNDFQSLGQTSKTLPNFYPMLDKLRAFGWEAAEVDGHNPQAIHDAVRARSGTRPFVLLGRTTKGKGVSYMENVPIWHYRAPNAEEYRIAIKEVEGCAS, via the coding sequence ATGGCCCGACCTCCTTTTGATGCGGACGCGGTGCGCGCACGGTGCAAGCGGTATCGGCGGCGCATCCTCGACATTTCGCAGACGGTCGGCGCGCTGCACATCGCCCCGTCGTTTTCGTGTCTCGAACTGGTGGCGACCTCCTACTTCGGATTGATGAACCGCACCGGCGACGCGGCCACGGAGGACACCTTTGTGCTCTCGAAGGGCCACGGCTCGCCCGCGCAATACGTCGTGCTCGAAGAACTCGGCGTCATCCCGACGGCGTGGCTGGAGAACTTCTGCAAGCCCGGCTTCCCGCTGGCGACGCATCCGGACTATGGCACGCCAGGCATTTCGGCCTCGACCGGCTCGCTTGGGCACGGCCTCGGCCTCGCCGTCGGCATGGCTTACGCAGACAAGCTCGATGGCAAGGCGCGCGACATCTTCGTGGTGATGAGCGACGGCGAGTTGCAGGAAGGCTCCGTGTGGGAGGCGCTCATGGTCGCCCCCTCTTTCGGCATCACGCGGCTCGTGGTGCTGGTGGACTTGAACGACTTCCAATCACTCGGCCAGACCAGCAAGACACTGCCAAACTTCTACCCGATGCTGGACAAGCTCCGCGCCTTCGGCTGGGAAGCCGCCGAAGTGGACGGCCACAATCCGCAGGCCATCCACGACGCGGTCAGGGCGCGCAGCGGCACGAGGCCGTTTGTGTTGCTGGGCCGCACAACAAAGGGCAAAGGCGTGAGCTACATGGAGAACGTGCCCATCTGGCACTACCGCGCGCCCAACGCAGAGGAATACCGGATTGCCATCAAGGAAGTGGAGGGCTGCGCCTCGTGA
- a CDS encoding FtsX-like permease family protein, translating to MTIATFIAKNALRNKRRAALCVLSVAVSLFLLVTLLVTLREFTIPPEDIGAAARIVVRNRISLANPLPYRQRAVIEKIPGVEAVSPFSWFGGKYRNEEFTAFAQFAMDPKLLRPIFGEAKMGEGQFEAFERDRTACILGKLTADKYGLKLGDKMVLESTIYPCTIELKIAGIYSGTIDDRNVLFHHDYLDEASGLKGTVGTWWVKARSLDEVAPVVTAINEAFKNTSCEVRAETERAFQLSFVSMLGNIQVLIGSICTVVVFSLVLVAASTMSMAIRERMRELAVLKALGFRQRELFAFILAESFGLAMFGAALGVGGAWFLFEPAQLMQKITGGLFITFEVTPRIIGTASAVAAGLGIVASIAPAAGVAKMSVVQGLKTLD from the coding sequence GTGACCATCGCGACTTTCATCGCCAAGAACGCGTTGCGCAACAAGCGGCGCGCCGCACTGTGCGTGTTGAGCGTCGCGGTCAGCTTGTTCCTGCTGGTCACCCTGCTGGTCACGCTGCGCGAGTTCACCATCCCGCCGGAGGACATCGGCGCGGCGGCGCGGATCGTCGTGCGCAACCGTATCTCGCTCGCGAACCCACTGCCTTACCGGCAACGCGCCGTGATCGAGAAGATCCCCGGCGTCGAGGCCGTCTCGCCGTTCAGCTGGTTTGGCGGCAAGTATCGGAACGAGGAGTTCACCGCGTTCGCGCAGTTCGCGATGGACCCGAAGCTCCTGCGTCCGATCTTCGGCGAGGCGAAAATGGGCGAGGGGCAGTTCGAGGCGTTCGAGCGCGACCGCACCGCGTGCATCCTTGGCAAGCTCACCGCCGACAAATACGGCCTCAAGCTCGGCGACAAGATGGTTCTCGAGAGCACGATCTACCCGTGCACCATCGAACTGAAGATCGCGGGCATCTATTCGGGCACGATTGACGACCGCAACGTGCTCTTCCACCACGACTATCTGGACGAGGCGTCGGGCCTGAAGGGCACGGTCGGCACGTGGTGGGTCAAGGCCCGCTCGCTCGACGAAGTGGCGCCGGTCGTGACGGCGATCAACGAGGCGTTCAAGAACACGTCGTGCGAGGTGCGCGCGGAGACGGAGCGGGCGTTTCAACTGAGCTTCGTCTCGATGCTCGGGAACATCCAGGTGCTGATCGGCTCGATCTGCACGGTGGTGGTGTTCTCGCTCGTGCTCGTGGCCGCGAGCACGATGAGCATGGCCATCCGCGAGCGGATGCGCGAACTCGCGGTGCTCAAGGCGCTCGGATTCCGCCAGCGCGAGCTGTTCGCCTTCATCCTCGCGGAGAGTTTCGGGCTGGCGATGTTCGGCGCGGCCCTCGGAGTGGGCGGGGCGTGGTTCCTCTTCGAACCCGCGCAACTGATGCAGAAGATCACCGGCGGGCTGTTCATCACCTTCGAGGTCACGCCGCGCATCATCGGGACCGCCTCTGCGGTCGCGGCCGGGCTTGGCATCGTCGCGAGCATTGCGCCGGCCGCCGGGGTCGCGAAGATGAGCGTCGTGCAGGGCTTGAAGACGTTGGATTGA
- a CDS encoding transketolase, with the protein MRNAFANAFYELARNDPRIVLVVADITAAAGVASFQKESPERFVNVGVAEQTMIGMCAGLALRGKIPFAYTIATFTIYRPFEQVRVDCCYQNLPVKLVGVGAGVNYSTLGGTHHAQEDVAVMSAIPNMTVLAPCDPAESALCTRACVADIPGPVYLRLGKAGEPDLTAGAPDPFRLGKVRCIRPGADVCLLSYGPITKMALDVAARIESERGRSVAVHSIHSLKPLDTEGIKSLLARFPAIAVIEEHAPFGGLGPQVKALAWDSGARCTLRTFALRDEFIHVYGSHGDLLKAHGLETGLLAREIGALAN; encoded by the coding sequence GTGAGAAACGCCTTCGCCAACGCCTTCTACGAACTGGCGCGCAACGACCCGCGCATCGTCCTCGTCGTCGCCGACATCACCGCCGCCGCAGGCGTCGCGTCCTTTCAAAAGGAATCGCCCGAACGCTTCGTCAACGTTGGCGTCGCCGAACAGACGATGATCGGAATGTGCGCCGGCCTCGCGTTGCGCGGGAAGATCCCGTTCGCCTACACCATTGCCACGTTTACGATCTACCGGCCGTTCGAGCAGGTGCGCGTGGATTGCTGCTACCAGAATCTTCCGGTGAAACTCGTCGGCGTCGGCGCCGGCGTGAACTACTCGACCCTCGGCGGAACGCACCACGCGCAGGAGGACGTCGCCGTAATGAGCGCGATCCCCAACATGACCGTGCTCGCGCCGTGCGACCCGGCCGAATCCGCGCTGTGCACACGGGCGTGTGTCGCGGACATTCCCGGTCCGGTTTACCTGCGTCTCGGGAAGGCCGGCGAGCCGGACCTCACCGCGGGCGCGCCGGATCCGTTCCGACTCGGCAAGGTTCGATGCATCCGCCCCGGCGCCGACGTTTGCCTGCTTTCCTACGGACCGATCACAAAGATGGCGCTCGACGTCGCCGCGCGCATCGAGAGCGAGCGCGGGCGAAGCGTCGCCGTCCATTCAATCCACAGCCTCAAGCCTCTCGACACGGAAGGCATCAAGTCCTTGCTTGCCCGATTCCCCGCGATCGCCGTCATCGAGGAGCACGCGCCCTTCGGCGGCCTCGGTCCGCAGGTCAAGGCGCTCGCGTGGGACTCGGGCGCACGCTGCACGCTTCGCACGTTCGCGTTGCGGGACGAGTTCATCCACGTCTACGGGTCGCACGGCGACCTCCTCAAGGCGCACGGACTCGAGACCGGATTGCTGGCCCGCGAGATTGGCGCGCTCGCGAACTGA
- a CDS encoding NAD-dependent epimerase/dehydratase family protein — translation MAKTYVILGGGGSFGVHTAMYLLANTDAKKVISVGRNPEKPEPFSLGVGRGDSRYAYHQIHITHEQDRLFELFDAEKPEVIVSYAAQGEGAVSWKKSWRFFETNCVALAKMSEELMKRDYMERFIQIGTSELYGSVDFAAKETTPLQPTSPYAASKAAFDMYLMSVANVLKFRMNIIRPSNAYCPGQLLHRVIPRAVLCGLTGQKLPLQGGGRAKKSYIHARDLARAILLVAEKAPPGRVYNAGPPLPISIRDLVAKVAEGFPMPFDQLCAIVADRLGQDGQYWLDSSAIKQDVGWEPQISLEEGIQEMIAWGRKYLDQIRDVPTGYILRT, via the coding sequence ATGGCAAAAACCTACGTCATCCTTGGCGGCGGCGGCTCCTTCGGCGTCCACACGGCGATGTATCTGCTCGCGAACACCGACGCAAAGAAGGTCATCTCAGTCGGTCGCAACCCCGAGAAGCCCGAGCCGTTTTCGCTCGGCGTGGGCCGCGGCGACTCGCGTTACGCCTACCACCAGATTCACATCACCCACGAACAGGACCGGCTCTTCGAGTTGTTCGATGCCGAGAAACCCGAGGTCATCGTGAGCTACGCGGCCCAGGGTGAAGGCGCGGTGTCGTGGAAGAAGTCGTGGCGGTTTTTCGAGACGAACTGCGTCGCGCTCGCCAAGATGAGCGAGGAACTGATGAAGCGCGACTACATGGAGCGGTTCATTCAGATCGGCACCAGCGAACTTTACGGCTCGGTGGACTTCGCGGCCAAGGAGACGACGCCGTTGCAGCCCACCAGCCCTTACGCGGCGAGCAAGGCGGCGTTTGACATGTATCTGATGTCCGTCGCGAACGTGCTGAAGTTCCGCATGAACATCATCCGGCCGTCGAACGCCTACTGCCCCGGCCAGCTCCTGCACCGGGTCATCCCGCGCGCCGTGCTGTGCGGACTCACGGGCCAGAAGCTCCCGCTCCAAGGGGGCGGCCGCGCAAAGAAATCCTACATTCACGCCCGCGACCTCGCCCGCGCCATCCTGCTCGTCGCCGAGAAGGCGCCGCCTGGTCGCGTCTACAACGCCGGTCCCCCGCTGCCGATCAGCATCCGCGACCTCGTTGCGAAAGTGGCCGAGGGCTTCCCGATGCCGTTTGACCAGTTGTGCGCCATCGTGGCCGACCGGCTTGGGCAGGACGGCCAATACTGGCTGGACAGCAGCGCCATCAAGCAGGACGTCGGCTGGGAGCCGCAGATCAGCCTCGAGGAAGGCATCCAGGAAATGATCGCCTGGGGCCGCAAGTATCTGGACCAGATTCGCGACGTGCCCACCGGCTACATCCTCCGCACGTAG
- a CDS encoding acyl-CoA desaturase: MAQAHDPSPLRRCLISLAQWFDADHGCEDPDAIRARPDKVEWVRCIPFIVLHAGCLGIFWVGWSWAAVGVALALYFIRMFAMTGFYHRYFSHRTFQTSRPVQFGFALVGASAVQRGPLWWACQHRHHHQHSDEETDAHSPRHHGFWWSHIGWITSARNFPTDYRLVRDLAKFRELVFLNRFDALVPALLAVALFVAGGLLERHAPGLGVTAGQLLVWGFFISTTVLFHATSSINSLAHVWGGRRFETGDDSRNNFWLALLTLGEGWHNNHHHYMHSARQGFRWWEVDLTYYTLKVLSWTGLVWNLRPVAAEAVATR; encoded by the coding sequence ATGGCCCAAGCCCACGACCCAAGTCCGCTCCGGCGCTGTCTGATCTCCCTCGCCCAGTGGTTTGATGCCGACCACGGCTGTGAGGACCCTGACGCCATCCGTGCGCGCCCGGACAAGGTCGAGTGGGTGCGATGCATCCCTTTCATCGTGCTGCACGCAGGCTGTCTCGGAATCTTCTGGGTCGGCTGGAGTTGGGCTGCCGTCGGCGTCGCGCTCGCGCTCTACTTCATCCGCATGTTTGCGATGACCGGTTTTTATCATCGCTACTTCTCCCACCGGACTTTCCAGACGTCGCGGCCGGTCCAGTTTGGCTTCGCGCTCGTCGGCGCGTCCGCGGTGCAGCGCGGCCCGCTGTGGTGGGCCTGCCAGCACCGGCATCATCACCAGCACTCCGACGAGGAGACCGACGCGCACTCGCCCCGGCACCACGGGTTCTGGTGGTCGCACATCGGCTGGATCACCAGCGCCCGAAATTTCCCCACGGACTACCGGCTCGTGCGCGACCTGGCGAAGTTTCGTGAACTCGTCTTTCTCAACCGCTTCGACGCGCTCGTGCCCGCGTTGCTGGCGGTCGCGCTGTTCGTTGCCGGCGGGTTGCTCGAACGCCACGCGCCCGGCCTTGGCGTGACGGCGGGGCAGTTGCTCGTGTGGGGATTCTTCATCAGCACCACGGTTTTGTTCCACGCCACGTCGAGCATCAATTCGCTCGCGCACGTGTGGGGCGGCCGGCGGTTTGAGACGGGTGACGACAGCCGGAACAACTTCTGGCTCGCGCTCCTCACGCTTGGCGAGGGATGGCACAACAATCACCACCACTACATGCACTCCGCGCGGCAGGGCTTCCGGTGGTGGGAAGTAGACCTCACCTACTACACGCTCAAGGTGCTTTCGTGGACGGGCCTCGTCTGGAACCTGCGCCCGGTCGCGGCCGAAGCCGTGGCCACACGCTGA
- a CDS encoding class I SAM-dependent methyltransferase, with the protein MSSEPFTTREPQYQRTLDLLKEGVAPLGLMTNQAWHDDPRHLVFTLSRYKFVAKMLSGSRHVLEVGCADAFGTRLVQQEVAKLTATDFDPVFIEDARRRMVARWKFEAVVHDMVEQPFPGSFDGAYALDVIEHIAAAQEDRFMSNLTASLEPRGVLILGCPSLPSQAHASPPSKAGHVNCKDGPGLKALLLRHFHNAFVFSMNDEVVHTGYHPMAQYLLGIGCGKR; encoded by the coding sequence ATGAGTTCCGAACCATTCACCACGCGTGAACCGCAGTATCAGCGGACGCTGGACCTCCTCAAGGAAGGTGTCGCGCCGCTGGGTTTGATGACCAATCAGGCCTGGCATGATGACCCGCGGCACCTGGTCTTCACGCTCTCGCGCTACAAGTTCGTCGCCAAGATGCTCAGCGGGTCGCGCCACGTGCTGGAGGTCGGATGCGCGGACGCCTTTGGCACGCGCCTCGTGCAGCAGGAAGTCGCGAAACTGACCGCCACGGACTTCGACCCCGTGTTCATCGAGGACGCCAGGCGCCGGATGGTGGCGCGATGGAAGTTCGAAGCCGTCGTGCACGATATGGTTGAGCAGCCGTTCCCCGGCAGCTTCGACGGCGCTTACGCGCTCGATGTCATCGAGCACATCGCCGCCGCGCAAGAAGACCGTTTCATGTCAAACCTCACCGCCTCGCTCGAACCACGCGGCGTGCTCATCCTCGGCTGCCCTTCGCTCCCGTCGCAAGCGCACGCGTCGCCCCCGAGCAAGGCCGGCCACGTCAACTGCAAGGACGGTCCGGGCCTCAAGGCACTGCTCCTCCGCCATTTCCACAACGCCTTTGTCTTCTCGATGAACGACGAGGTCGTGCACACCGGCTACCATCCGATGGCGCAATACCTCCTCGGCATCGGCTGCGGGAAACGGTAG
- a CDS encoding class I SAM-dependent methyltransferase, producing MTPSAQAACHVCGGAALQLLPAYAALRRVTSDCKPWPAGGRLATCPACSCAQAVLDPAWHDQSRRIYEDYTIYHQAKGAEQSVFDPRTGQPGTRSARLLQRWHAEMPLPAGGRLVDIGCGNGALLRAFSAMFPGWSLAGVEVNDHCKSIVESIPRVERLHTCGASEVPGEFDAITLLHALEHIPSPREFLVSLRPKLAMGGLLLVQVPDCGQNPFMFLVADHASHCFVPPLRELVESAGFEVIVAAPDWVAKEITIVARKSGAGPRPMRATGDLTPAVLGQLEWLTALAKDTRALAAAGPLGIFGTSIAATWLQGELGGRAAFFVDEDPSRPGQSFMGRTILRPADAPAGCRVMLALPAAQAADVRARLNRQYPAVDFRLPPAAPA from the coding sequence ATGACGCCAAGCGCACAGGCCGCCTGCCACGTCTGCGGTGGCGCTGCGTTGCAATTGCTGCCCGCCTACGCGGCACTGCGGCGCGTGACCTCGGACTGCAAGCCCTGGCCCGCGGGCGGGCGACTCGCCACGTGCCCCGCCTGCTCGTGCGCGCAAGCCGTGCTCGACCCCGCGTGGCACGACCAGTCCCGGCGCATTTACGAGGACTACACCATCTATCATCAGGCGAAGGGCGCGGAGCAGAGCGTGTTCGACCCGCGCACCGGTCAGCCAGGCACGCGCTCGGCGCGACTCCTGCAACGCTGGCACGCGGAGATGCCCCTCCCGGCTGGCGGCCGGCTTGTGGACATCGGCTGCGGCAACGGCGCCCTGCTGCGCGCCTTCAGCGCCATGTTTCCCGGATGGTCCCTCGCGGGCGTCGAAGTCAACGACCACTGCAAGTCCATCGTCGAGTCCATCCCTCGTGTTGAACGGCTCCACACATGCGGCGCGTCCGAAGTGCCGGGCGAATTCGACGCCATCACGCTCCTTCACGCGCTCGAGCACATTCCCTCGCCGCGGGAGTTTCTCGTCAGTTTGCGGCCCAAGCTCGCCATGGGGGGGCTTCTGCTCGTGCAGGTTCCGGACTGCGGGCAGAACCCCTTCATGTTCCTCGTGGCGGACCATGCGTCGCATTGCTTCGTCCCGCCGCTCCGCGAGTTGGTCGAGAGCGCGGGCTTCGAGGTCATCGTTGCCGCGCCCGACTGGGTCGCGAAGGAAATCACCATCGTGGCGCGCAAGTCCGGCGCGGGTCCGCGCCCGATGCGGGCCACCGGTGACCTCACGCCCGCCGTGCTTGGTCAACTCGAGTGGCTCACCGCGCTTGCAAAGGACACGCGCGCGCTTGCCGCCGCGGGCCCGCTGGGCATCTTCGGCACTTCGATCGCCGCGACATGGCTGCAGGGCGAACTCGGCGGACGCGCCGCGTTCTTCGTGGACGAGGATCCAAGCCGTCCGGGCCAGTCGTTCATGGGACGCACCATTCTCCGTCCGGCCGACGCCCCGGCCGGCTGCCGGGTCATGCTCGCGTTGCCCGCGGCACAGGCGGCGGACGTGCGCGCGCGGCTGAATCGCCAGTATCCCGCCGTTGACTTCCGGCTCCCACCGGCCGCGCCGGCGTGA
- a CDS encoding ABC transporter ATP-binding protein, translated as MADAAPIVSIRSLTKVYRQGDINVTALNNLSLDIAAGEFLALMGPSGSGKSTLLHIIAGVDRPTNGQCRVQGIDVAKLSESDLADWRNQNVGFVFQSFNLIPVLTAFENVELPLLLTKLGGRQRKKQVRTALELVGLADRSHHLPRQLSGGQEQRVAIARALVTDPALIVADEPTGNLDANSANEALGILQALTTSAGKTVILVTHDPKAAAFGSRTVHLEKGELVV; from the coding sequence ATGGCCGACGCCGCTCCCATCGTCTCGATCCGATCGCTGACCAAGGTTTACCGGCAGGGCGACATCAACGTCACCGCGCTCAACAACCTCTCGCTCGACATCGCGGCGGGCGAGTTCCTCGCGCTGATGGGGCCGAGCGGCTCTGGCAAGTCGACGCTCCTGCACATCATCGCCGGCGTGGACCGCCCCACGAACGGCCAGTGCCGCGTGCAGGGCATTGACGTCGCGAAGCTCAGCGAGTCCGACCTGGCCGACTGGCGCAACCAGAATGTCGGCTTCGTTTTCCAGTCATTCAACCTCATCCCGGTGCTGACGGCGTTCGAGAACGTCGAGCTGCCGCTGCTGCTCACCAAGCTCGGCGGGCGCCAGCGCAAGAAACAGGTCCGCACCGCGCTCGAACTCGTCGGCCTCGCCGACCGCTCGCATCACCTCCCCCGCCAGCTTTCGGGCGGGCAGGAGCAACGCGTCGCCATCGCACGCGCGCTTGTGACCGACCCCGCCCTGATCGTTGCCGACGAGCCGACGGGAAACCTCGATGCGAACTCTGCGAACGAAGCCCTCGGCATCCTGCAAGCGCTCACAACGTCCGCCGGCAAAACAGTCATCCTCGTCACGCACGACCCGAAGGCGGCGGCGTTCGGCTCGAGGACGGTGCATCTGGAAAAGGGGGAGCTGGTTGTGTGA
- a CDS encoding class I SAM-dependent methyltransferase: MAELDFISTVHQATARNYLQRVVEHDKAECAAVAKKFGQDYFDGDRKYGYGGFKYDGRWIPFARQLVAHYGLKPGDRVLDIGCGKGFLVHDFMEVCPGIDVSGVDISEYAVANGMPEVRDRLKVGNAVSLPYPDKSFDLVVAINTLHNLRIYDLEKALREIERVGRGGKYIVNDSYRTEREKVNLLYWQITCESFYTPPEWEWIFARCGYTGDYGFIFFE, translated from the coding sequence ATGGCCGAGCTGGACTTCATCTCCACCGTTCACCAGGCGACCGCGCGCAATTACCTCCAGCGCGTCGTCGAGCACGACAAGGCCGAATGCGCCGCGGTGGCGAAGAAATTCGGGCAGGATTACTTCGACGGCGACCGCAAGTATGGCTACGGCGGTTTCAAGTATGACGGCCGATGGATTCCATTCGCCCGGCAGTTGGTCGCACATTACGGGCTCAAGCCGGGCGACCGCGTGCTCGACATCGGCTGCGGCAAGGGCTTTCTCGTGCATGACTTCATGGAAGTCTGCCCCGGCATCGATGTGTCCGGGGTGGACATCTCGGAATACGCCGTCGCCAACGGGATGCCCGAAGTCCGCGACCGCCTCAAGGTCGGCAACGCCGTATCGCTGCCGTATCCGGACAAGAGCTTTGACCTCGTCGTGGCCATCAACACGCTGCACAACCTGCGGATCTACGACCTCGAGAAGGCGCTGCGCGAGATCGAGCGCGTCGGCCGGGGCGGCAAATACATCGTGAACGACTCCTACCGCACGGAGCGCGAGAAGGTCAACCTGCTGTATTGGCAGATCACCTGCGAGTCCTTCTACACGCCGCCGGAGTGGGAGTGGATCTTCGCCCGGTGCGGCTACACCGGTGACTACGGGTTCATCTTCTTCGAATGA
- a CDS encoding glycosyltransferase family 2 protein, giving the protein MNLPSLSVIVPNYNHARTLPVCLRALLAQSAPALEVIVIDDASTDDSVAVIEGFARQHPAIRFIRHEANRGVVAGMNHGLDLARGDFVLFAAADDEVLPGLFEKSLRLLAAHPGAGLCCAIGDWRQAERGLRWHMGVGMSPEPAFLDPARLVDLERTGRLFIASHTTVFHRERTRAAGGFAPALKWHCDWFVMHVLAFRHGICHVPESLGILNIRGASFHERGRRNPAEYRQLLGELLRRLNSPECADVVSRIRACGALYLFGGTVLRAVAGQPANRHFLTAAFLRKNLWHSFKLSVKRFVPAWLGNLYLRLAGFRVKDRKPGTH; this is encoded by the coding sequence ATGAACCTTCCCTCACTCTCGGTCATCGTCCCGAACTACAACCACGCCCGCACGCTTCCCGTCTGCCTTCGCGCCCTGCTTGCCCAATCCGCTCCGGCGCTCGAAGTCATCGTCATCGATGACGCCTCGACCGACGACAGCGTCGCCGTGATCGAGGGCTTTGCAAGGCAGCACCCGGCGATCCGCTTCATCCGGCACGAGGCCAACCGGGGTGTCGTTGCGGGCATGAACCACGGCCTCGACCTGGCGCGTGGCGACTTCGTGCTTTTTGCCGCGGCGGATGACGAAGTGCTGCCCGGTCTGTTTGAGAAATCGCTCCGGCTCCTTGCCGCACATCCCGGGGCGGGCTTGTGCTGCGCCATCGGAGACTGGCGCCAGGCCGAGCGCGGGCTGCGCTGGCACATGGGCGTGGGGATGTCGCCTGAGCCGGCTTTCCTCGATCCCGCGCGGCTCGTCGATTTGGAGCGCACCGGCCGGCTCTTCATCGCAAGCCACACCACGGTGTTCCACCGCGAGCGCACCCGCGCCGCCGGTGGATTCGCGCCCGCGCTCAAGTGGCATTGCGACTGGTTTGTGATGCACGTGCTCGCGTTCCGCCACGGCATCTGTCACGTGCCGGAGTCACTTGGCATCCTGAACATCCGCGGCGCGTCCTTCCACGAGCGCGGCCGGCGCAACCCCGCGGAATACCGCCAGCTCCTCGGCGAGCTCCTTCGCCGTCTCAACTCGCCCGAATGCGCCGACGTCGTCAGCCGCATCCGCGCGTGCGGCGCGCTTTACCTTTTCGGCGGCACCGTGCTGCGGGCGGTCGCAGGGCAGCCGGCCAACCGGCACTTCCTCACGGCGGCATTCCTTCGGAAGAATCTCTGGCACTCGTTCAAGCTCTCCGTGAAGCGCTTCGTCCCAGCGTGGCTCGGCAATCTCTACCTCCGCCTTGCCGGGTTCCGCGTAAAGGACCGAAAACCCGGGACGCATTGA